Proteins encoded together in one Diabrotica undecimpunctata isolate CICGRU chromosome 3, icDiaUnde3, whole genome shotgun sequence window:
- the LOC140435764 gene encoding uncharacterized protein: MYCHGKSNATTSKVLQLGVNDLQNKVASLGLTLSHPKFKVIKFSRRMNSFDPEMTINFKLPVVDNCKILGLIFDSRLTWKQHIQELKGVCLKRLNLIKILLHYHWGAEETTLLKVYRSLIRSKLDYECFVYMSGTKSISNLLNTVHNTAIRLCLGAFCSSPAESLYCEANKPPPGLRRKNLLFFYAPAISSNL, translated from the coding sequence ATGTACTGTCATGGTAAATCCAACGCAACTACTAGTAAAGTTCTACAATTAGGAGTAAATGACCTACAAAATAAAGTAGCTTCTCTAGGACTTACCCTCTCCCACCCTAAATTCAAAGTTATTAAATTTAGCCGAAGAATGAATTCTTTTGATCCTGAAATGACTATTAACTTCAAATTACCGGTTGTTGATAATTGCAAAATATTAGGGCTGATATTTGATTCAAGATTAACCTGGAAACAACATATACAGGAACTTAAAGGAGTTTGCCTAAAAAGGTTAAATTTAATCAAAATACTCTTACATTATCATTGGGGTGCAGAAGAAACTACGTTACTGAAAGTTTACAGATCACTAATTCGCTCCAAACTTGACTATGAATGTTTCGTCTATATGTCTGGTACTAAATCAATCTCAAATTTACTAAATACAGTACACAATACGGCTATTCGTCTATGTCTTGGAGCATTCTGTTCTAGTCCGGCAGAAAGTCTCTACTGTGAAGCTAATAAACCTCCTCCAGGACTTAGGCGAAAAAACCTTCTTTTCTTCTATGCTCCTGCAATTTCTTCCAATCTGTAA
- the LOC140435578 gene encoding retinol-binding protein pinta-like, with protein sequence MSEKYVFELGPEAEEYARENLNETEETREKALNEIHVWLTEQKTNLNARLEPRYILPFLRQSKFDIEEAKTKIINYYNLRRDNAKWFTERDPANPELAEIIKLGVFIPLRKLHKNQVVFLIRTAAHNPKKHSQEDVFKVDHMILDIAALFEFEMAHIYGAVSIFDMNGVTAWHAKQLTPGIVKRSVTAWGNYHTTSKNYDFINSPSYLNVILNIFKSFMSEKMKKCTRVHTKGIECLHEIVDKDILPEEYGGNDGTLEDLINYWYEKLMSKRDWLLEDQKYRAE encoded by the exons ATGTCAGAAAAGTATGTATTCGAATTGGGACCTGAAGCAGAAGAATATGCCAGAGAAAATTTAAACGAAACTGAAGAAACTAGAGAAAAGGCTTTGAATGAAATTCACGTATGGTTGACTGAACAAAAAACTAATTTAAATGCCCGATTAGAACCGAG GTATATTTTGCCGTTCTTGCGACAATCCAAATTCGACATAGAAgaagcaaaaacaaaaataatcaacTACTATAACTTACGCCGAGACAATGCAAAATGGTTTACAGAGCGAGATCCCGCTAATCCAGAACTAGCTGAAATCATCAAACTGGGAGTATTTATTCCATTAAGAAAACTACATAAGAATCAAGTAGTTTTTTTAATTAGAACAGCTGCACATAATCCAAAAAAACATTCCCAAGAAGACGTGTTTAAGGTCGACCACATGATTTTGGATATTGCTGCATTATTTGAGTTTGAAATGGCCCATATATACGGAGCTGTATCCATATTCGATATGAACGGAGTAACGGCATGGCATGCAAAACAACTAACACCTGGCATTGTCAAAAGATCCGTTACAGCTTGGGGAAATTACCACACAACCTCTAAAAATTATGATTTTATTAATTCACCGTCTTATCTTAATGtaattttaaatatctttaaaagtTTCATGAGCGAAAAAATGAAGAAGTGCACCAGAGTTCATACAAAAGGAATTGAGTGCCTTCATGAGATAGTTGATAAAGATATTTTACCGGAAGAATATGGGGGAAATGATGGAACATTGGAAGATTTGATAAACTATTGGTACGAAAAATTAATGAGTAAAAGGGATTGGCTACTAGAAGACCAAAAATATAGAGCTGAATAA